In the Desulfovulcanus ferrireducens genome, one interval contains:
- the nifK gene encoding nitrogenase molybdenum-iron protein subunit beta: MLDHTTKEIVERQGLRINPAKTCQPIGAMYAALGIHACLPHSHGSQGCCSYHRSHLTRHYKEPVMATTSSFTEGASVFGGAPNLRQSLKTIFQVYDPDIVAVHTTCLSETIGDDIPTIAKKAASDGIIPEGKLVIHTNTPSYVGSHVTGFANMVSGIVKYLSEGGEKKENQVNVIPGFVEPSDMREIKRILQVMGIDGIVFPDTSDVLDTPMRGEYHMYPKGGVTIEELKRTGTSKMTLALGAFASEPAAIALEQKCDVPFKTLEAPIGVKATDKFIQALMDVTAKEIPESLMDERGRLVDIMTDYQHYLYGKKVALWGDPDLIVGLTDFLKSMGMRPKYIITGTPGKRFERQIAEVMKDADWEYVCKQNADLFYLHQLIKNDPVDLLIGNTYGKYISRAEDIPLVRFGFPILDRVGHTYFPKVGYSGGIYLISNIVNTLLDRADRDAPDERLELVM, encoded by the coding sequence ATGCTCGACCATACGACCAAAGAAATAGTAGAAAGGCAGGGTTTGCGTATTAACCCTGCCAAAACCTGTCAGCCTATAGGGGCTATGTATGCAGCCTTGGGAATACATGCCTGTTTGCCACACAGTCATGGCAGCCAGGGATGTTGCTCTTACCATCGCAGTCACCTGACCAGGCACTATAAAGAGCCTGTCATGGCGACTACCAGTTCTTTCACCGAAGGCGCCAGTGTCTTTGGCGGAGCTCCAAACCTGCGCCAGTCTCTAAAGACCATTTTCCAGGTCTACGACCCGGACATAGTTGCGGTACACACTACTTGTCTGTCTGAGACCATAGGCGATGACATACCAACAATCGCCAAAAAAGCTGCCAGTGACGGTATTATCCCTGAAGGCAAGCTGGTCATCCACACGAACACTCCAAGTTACGTGGGCTCTCATGTTACTGGTTTTGCCAATATGGTTTCGGGAATAGTCAAGTACCTATCTGAAGGTGGAGAGAAGAAGGAAAACCAGGTCAATGTTATTCCCGGGTTTGTCGAGCCTTCTGATATGCGCGAAATAAAGCGCATCCTCCAGGTAATGGGAATTGATGGCATTGTATTCCCGGACACCTCAGACGTTTTGGATACGCCGATGCGTGGCGAATACCACATGTATCCCAAAGGCGGCGTAACCATCGAGGAGTTGAAAAGGACGGGCACAAGCAAGATGACCCTGGCTCTGGGCGCCTTTGCTTCGGAGCCGGCAGCCATAGCCTTGGAACAGAAGTGTGACGTACCTTTTAAGACCCTGGAAGCGCCTATCGGAGTCAAGGCCACGGACAAGTTCATCCAGGCACTCATGGATGTTACAGCTAAGGAGATTCCTGAGTCACTTATGGATGAGCGTGGTCGTCTGGTGGATATCATGACCGACTATCAGCATTATCTGTATGGCAAAAAGGTAGCGCTCTGGGGAGATCCTGATTTGATCGTGGGACTGACTGACTTTTTAAAGAGCATGGGTATGCGGCCCAAGTACATTATTACCGGTACTCCTGGAAAACGCTTCGAGAGGCAGATTGCAGAGGTCATGAAGGATGCTGATTGGGAGTATGTTTGCAAGCAGAACGCAGATCTCTTTTATCTCCACCAGCTCATCAAGAACGATCCAGTGGATCTTCTTATCGGTAATACCTACGGCAAGTATATCTCGCGGGCCGAGGATATACCCTTGGTACGATTCGGTTTTCCGATTCTGGATCGCGTAGGACACACCTACTTTCCTAAAGTAGGTTATAGTGGCGGAATCTATCTGATTTCCAATATAGTCAACACACTTCTTGATCGTGCCGACCGTGATGCTCCTGATGAGCGTCTGGAACTGGTCATGTAG